In the Nicotiana tabacum cultivar K326 chromosome 16, ASM71507v2, whole genome shotgun sequence genome, one interval contains:
- the LOC107811012 gene encoding transcription elongation factor SPT4 homolog 2-like produces MGSQQAAQIPTSFGHELRACLRCRLVKTYDQFRESGCENCPFFKMDEDYERVGDCTTSNFTGLISVMDPTRSWAARWLRIARSVPGCYTLAVSEALPEDLQNLCQDERIPYNPPKRI; encoded by the exons ATGGGAAGCCAACAAGCAGCACAAATTCCGACCAGTTTTGGGCATGAGCTGAGGGCTTGTCTCCGTTGCCGCCTTGTCAAAACCTACGACCAG tttAGGGAATCAGGATGTGAGAACTGTCCCTTTTTCAAGATGGATGAAGATTATGAACGTGTAGGGGACTGTACTACTTCTAATTTTACTGG TTTGATCTCCGTCATGGATCCAACTAGGAGCTGGGCAGCCCGGTGGCTTAGAATTG CACGATCTGTCCCTGGTTGTTACACGCTTGCTGTGTCTGAGGCACTTCCGGAAGATTTGCAG AATCTATGTCAAGATGAACGTATCCCATATAATCCTCCAAAACGCATCTGA
- the LOC107811011 gene encoding homoserine kinase-like translates to MAAICYQSPIKLSFTTSNAFSNPIPNNPPSLYPIITRFSSGFNLSAVPSKTQTTHITIPEPEPIFSSVKSFAPATVANLGPGFDFLGCAVDGIGDFITLRVDSKVKPGEVSISDISGAGEKLSKDPLSNCAGIAAISVMKMLNIQSVGLSISLEKGLPLGSGLGSSAASAAAAAVAVNELFGGKLSVSDLVLAGLESETKVSGYHADNIAPAIMGGFVLIRSYDPLELIELKFPLEKDLFFVLVNPEFEAPTKKMRAALPNEVTMSHHIWNSSQAGALVAAILQGDSRGLGKALSSDKIVEPKRGPLIPGMQGVKKAALEAGAFGCTISGAGPTLVAVTDGEERGREIGERMVEAFMKEGKLKALAMVKKLDRVGARLVSSNPR, encoded by the coding sequence ATGGCTGCTATATGTTATCAATCTCCCATTAAACTCAGCTTCACCACCTCCAATGCCTTCTCCAATCCTATCCCTAATAATCCTCCTTCTCTTTACCCCATCATAACCCGATTCTCTTCCGGATTCAATCTCTCAGCAGTCCCCTCTAAAACCCAAACAACCCATATCACCATACCTGAACCCGAACCCATTTTCTCCTCCGTCAAATCATTTGCTCCAGCCACTGTAGCCAACCTCGGCCCGGGATTCGATTTCCTCGGCTGCGCCGTAGACGGGATCGGCGATTTCATCACTCTCCGCGTtgactcaaaagtcaaacccggcGAAGTTTCAATCTCCGACATCTCCGGCGCCGGCGAAAAGTTGAGCAAAGACCCTTTATCGAACTGTGCAGGTATAGCTGCTATCTCCGTCATGAAAATGCTTAATATACAGTCCGTAGGTCTTTCGATTTCCCTTGAAAAAGGGCTGCCTTTGGGTAGTGGACTCGGTTCTAGCGCCGCCAGTGCTGCGGCGGCAGCGGTGGCCGTGAACGAGCTTTTTGGCGGGAAATTAAGTGTATCTGATCTTGTTCTTGCTGGGTTAGAATCAGAAACAAAAGTCTCTGGTTATCATGCTGATAATATAGCACCTGCTATAATGGGCGGTTTTGTGTTGATAAGAAGTTATGATCCGTTGGAATTGATCGAATTGAAGTTTCCACTTGAAAAAGATTTGTTCTTTGTGCTTGTGAATCCTGAATTTGAAGCTCCAACCAAGAAGATGAGAGCAGCATTGCCGAACGAGGTGACAATGTCACATCATATATGGAATAGTAGTCAGGCGGGGGCGTTGGTGGCAGCGATATTGCAAGGGGATTCGAGGGGTTTAGGGAAGGCGTTGTCGTCGGATAAGATAGTGGAGCCTAAAAGAGGGCCGTTGATACCGGGGATGCAGGGAGTGAAGAAGGCAGCTTTGGAAGCCGGGGCGTTTGGTTGCACGATTAGCGGGGCGGGACCAACTCTGGTGGCAGTGACGGATGGGGAGGAGAGAGGGAGGGAGATTGGTGAGAGAATGGTGGAAGCGTTTATGAAAGAAGGGAAGTTGAAGGCTTTGGCTATGGTCAAAAAGCTTGATCGGGTTGGTGCTCGATTGGTGAGTAGCAATCCCAGATGA